Proteins encoded by one window of Panicum virgatum strain AP13 chromosome 7N, P.virgatum_v5, whole genome shotgun sequence:
- the LOC120683470 gene encoding S-adenosylmethionine decarboxylase proenzyme-like, with protein MESKGGKKSSSSRSMMYEAPLGYSIEDVRPAGGVKKFQSAAYSNCAKKPSYAPPVSAIGFEGYEKRLEITFSEAPVFVDPHGRGLRALSRAQIDSVLDLARCTIVSELSNKDFDSYVLSESSLFIYPLKIVIKTCGTTKLLLTIPRILELAEELSMPLAAVKYSRGMFIFPSAQPAPHRSFSEEVAAINRYFGGLKSGGNAYVIGDPARPGQKWHIYYATEYPEQPMVNLEMCMTGLDKKKASVFFKTSADGHTTCAKEMTKLSGISEIIPEMEICDFDFEPCGYSMNAIHDSAFSTIHVTPEDGFSYASYEVMGFDATALAYGDLVKRVLRCFRPSEFSVAVTIFGGRGQAVTWGKKLDADVYDCNNMVEQELPGGGLLIYQSFSAAEDAVVGSPKSVLHCFEGHNMENAAPVNDGKLANLLCWEEEDAMEEKDGVLVE; from the exons ATGGAGTCTAAGGGTGGCAAGAAGTCTAGCAGTAGTCGTTCCATGATGTATGAAGCTCCCCTTGGCTACAGCATTGAGGACGTTCGACCTGCTGGAGGAGTGAAGAAGTTCCAGTCTGCTGCTTACTCCAAC TGCGCGAAGAAGCCATCCT ACGCTCCCCCAGTCTCAGCGATTGGGTTTGAGGGCTATGAGAAGCGCCTTGAGATCACCTTCTCTGAGGCGCCTGTCTTTGTCGACCCTCATGGGCGTGGTTTGCGTGCCCTCTCTAGGGCCCAGATTGATTCTGTTCTGGATCTTGCACGGTGCACCATCGTGTCCGAGCTCTCCAACAAGGATTTTGACTCCTATGTCCTCTCTGAGTCGAGCCTGTTTATCTATCCACTGAAGATTGTCATAAAGACCTGTGGGACTACCAAGCTTCTGCTCACCATTCCAAGGAttcttgagcttgctgaagagCTGTCTATGCCGCTTGCTGCTGTGAAGTACTCCCGTGGGATGTTCATCTTCCCCAGTGCTCAGCCAGCCCCCCACAGGAGCTTCTCTGAGGAGGTTGCTGCCATTAACCGCTACTTTGGCGGCCTGAAATCTGGTGGTAATGCTTATGTGATTGGAGATCCAGCAAGACCTGGACAGAAGTGGCACATCTACTACGCCACTGAGTACCCAGAGCAACCCATGGTTAACCTTGAGATGTGCATGACTGGTCTGGACAAGAAGAAAGCTTCAGTCTTTTTCAAGACTTCTGCTGATGGCCACACAACATGTGCCAAGGAAATGACCAAGCTCTCTGGTATATCTGAAATTATTCCTGAGATGGAGATCTGTGATTTTGACTTTGAACCCTGCGGCTACTCCATGAATGCAATTCATGACTCTGCTTTCTCCACCATTCATGTGACCCCTGAGGATGGTTTCAGCTATGCAAGCTATGAAGTTATGGGCTTCGATGCCACTGCACTTGCCTATGGTGACCTTGTCAAGAGGGTTCTCAGGTGCTTTCGCCCTTCGGAGTTCTCTGTTGCTGTGACCATCTTTGGCGGGCGTGGCCAAGCCGTGACGTGGGGTAAGAAGCTTGATGCTGATGTTTATGACTGCAACAACATGGTAGAGCAGGAGCTGCCCGGTGGTGGTCTACTCATCTACCAGAGCTTTTCTGCTGCTGAAGATGCTGTTGTTGGCTCGCCCAAATCTGTTCTTCATTGCTTCGAGGGTCACAATATGGAGAATGCTGCTCCGGTGAATGATGGCAAGCTGGCTAATCTTCTCTGCTGGGAGGAAGAggatgccatggaggagaaggaCGGAGTGCTTGTCGAGTAA